The Liquorilactobacillus nagelii DSM 13675 DNA window CGTGCTTTAACAAGTCGAAAGGTATATCGTGCAATTACTACTAATGCAAAGGTATTGCAAGCAGTATTTGGTACTTCAACACGTGCTCTTGGCCAAGCTGAATTCGATCAATTCATGCAGTTACAAGGTTTACCAATCATTCGCACATACGACCAAAAGTACAAGGATGGTTCGGGCAATTCATACCGTTATTTCCCTGAAAACCGTATTGTGTTGATGAATGACGACCCATTGGGCAACAAATTATTTGGACCTACTCCAGAAGAACTTGCTCAATTTAATGGAGATGTGCAGTTAAACTCTGTTGGAAACGTTTATGACATGATTTACACAGAAGATAAAGACCCAGTCATCACATGGGAAAAGGCCTCTGCCGTTGCATTGCCAGCTTTTGCCGCTGCTGATGAAGTGTTCCAAGCACAAGTTTTAGCCTAAGAGGTGTTTTAAATGAAAGTTAAAGTTAAAGGTATGCCTGTTAGGCATAACGGTAAACGTTATAAAAAGAATGAGGAGCTTGTCATTGAGCAAAAGCATTTCAATGATGAGCTTTTTGTTTGCCTTGATTCAGGCAAGAAAGAAAAACAGCCAGCCAAAAAATAGAGGTGATTGTTTATGCCAGCACCAAGTCCGCCAGACAAGGCGGGGCAACTTACTAAGTTGTATGCACGATTAGGAGTGACTACTGATTCAGACGATGCAGTAGTTGTCTCGGATATGTTTGACGATGCTATCCAGATGTGTCTTGACTACACCAACCGCGCTGATTTCACTACGCCAATCTTGATTCAGGCTAAACGATTAGCGATTGTCATGTATAACCAACAGGCTGATGAGGGCGAAACTGCTCGGTCAGAAGGTGGTGTGTCACAGACGTTTGAAACAGGCATTCCAGCCAATATTATAGCTGCACTTACACCATATCGAGTTGGTAAAGTGAGG harbors:
- a CDS encoding conjugal transfer protein, with amino-acid sequence MKVKVKGMPVRHNGKRYKKNEELVIEQKHFNDELFVCLDSGKKEKQPAKK
- a CDS encoding phage head-tail connector protein, whose amino-acid sequence is MPAPSPPDKAGQLTKLYARLGVTTDSDDAVVVSDMFDDAIQMCLDYTNRADFTTPILIQAKRLAIVMYNQQADEGETARSEGGVSQTFETGIPANIIAALTPYRVGKVRGFS